Proteins encoded by one window of Clostridium perfringens:
- a CDS encoding LytR/AlgR family response regulator transcription factor: MLNIAICDDEKVQRNILKDMLYKICNKNNMDVIIDEFCSGVDLLNVYKRNTKKYSIVFCDILMDEMNGIELLRKIGELDAFIQAILITGSEEYVFQGYDVGALNYLMKPVSFEKLEKEFLRAIKSLNFTSPSRYAININGKTNFIDLSEVLFFEVNNKTITANLEKESIDFNMKIATLEEELKSRNFLRCHRSYLVNISHIDSILQNKIILKNSVEIPVGRVYKKELKTFLMNRIGDM, translated from the coding sequence CAATATATTAAAGGATATGTTATATAAAATATGCAATAAAAATAATATGGATGTCATCATTGATGAATTTTGCTCAGGAGTAGATTTGTTAAATGTATATAAAAGAAATACAAAAAAATATAGTATAGTTTTTTGCGATATACTCATGGATGAAATGAATGGAATAGAATTGTTAAGAAAAATTGGAGAATTAGATGCGTTCATACAAGCTATTTTGATAACTGGAAGTGAGGAGTATGTTTTTCAAGGGTATGATGTGGGAGCATTAAATTATTTAATGAAACCTGTTTCTTTTGAAAAATTAGAAAAAGAATTTTTAAGAGCTATAAAGAGTTTAAATTTTACTAGCCCATCTAGATATGCAATAAATATAAATGGAAAAACTAATTTTATAGACCTATCAGAGGTATTATTTTTTGAGGTTAATAACAAGACCATTACTGCCAATTTAGAAAAAGAGAGTATAGATTTCAATATGAAAATAGCAACATTAGAAGAAGAACTGAAAAGTAGAAATTTTTTAAGATGCCATAGGAGTTATTTAGTCAATATTTCACATATAGATTCTATTTTGCAAAATAAAATTATATTAAAAAATAGCGTTGAAATACCTGTTGGAAGAGTTTATAAAAAAGAGTTAAAAACATTCTTAATGAATAGAATAGGCGATATGTAA
- a CDS encoding sensor histidine kinase: protein MFIYSVMIFDLEVLKIMNNIMFLCFIILLILMITVVVFIVNFFKECIINVNDLTIKKQTKLVFAIGIAVLLSEKVFDNIALNVGLVYRVNISTISIAVNLAIIHFITYKRFKEYKANSQINILEKQLDYQKNYYEKVINNYGEARKALHDMNNHMSVIKYFLENKDYKNMDDYIQSLSERIVTNKDNNICSNKVINAICLDKCERCKKEGINIRFDIIINKKLKIDDLDLCIVLGNLIDNAIEACEKINDKEVQKVIQVSARIYLNQIYIKVINSKNNKVEKRNNKFLTSKKDKKNHGIGLENVKEAVHKNHGDIEIKDSKNTFEVSLYMKC from the coding sequence ATGTTTATATATTCAGTTATGATTTTTGATTTAGAAGTGTTGAAAATCATGAATAATATTATGTTTCTTTGCTTCATAATACTTTTAATATTAATGATTACAGTAGTTGTATTCATAGTAAACTTCTTTAAAGAGTGCATTATAAATGTAAATGACTTAACAATAAAAAAACAAACTAAACTGGTATTTGCAATTGGAATAGCTGTTTTATTATCTGAAAAAGTTTTTGATAATATTGCATTAAATGTAGGCTTAGTATATAGAGTTAATATAAGTACAATTAGTATAGCTGTTAATTTAGCAATAATACATTTTATTACATACAAGAGGTTTAAGGAATATAAGGCTAATTCTCAAATAAATATTTTGGAGAAACAATTAGATTATCAAAAAAATTATTATGAGAAGGTAATTAATAACTATGGTGAGGCGAGAAAAGCTCTTCATGATATGAATAATCATATGAGTGTTATTAAGTATTTTTTGGAAAATAAAGATTATAAGAATATGGATGATTATATACAATCCTTAAGTGAGAGGATTGTTACAAATAAGGATAATAATATATGTAGCAATAAGGTTATAAATGCTATATGTCTTGATAAATGTGAGAGGTGTAAAAAAGAAGGAATTAATATAAGATTTGATATTATTATAAACAAGAAGCTAAAGATTGATGACTTAGATTTATGCATTGTCCTAGGAAATTTAATTGATAATGCTATAGAAGCTTGTGAAAAAATAAATGATAAAGAGGTTCAAAAGGTTATTCAAGTTAGTGCTAGAATTTATCTAAATCAAATTTATATTAAGGTAATTAATTCAAAGAATAATAAAGTTGAAAAGAGAAACAACAAATTTTTAACTAGTAAAAAGGATAAGAAAAATCACGGAATAGGCTTAGAAAATGTAAAAGAAGCAGTGCATAAAAATCATGGAGATATTGAAATTAAAGATTCAAAGAATACTTTTGAAGTAAGTTTATATATGAAATGTTAA